Proteins encoded by one window of Deltaproteobacteria bacterium:
- the aceE gene encoding pyruvate dehydrogenase (acetyl-transferring), homodimeric type has protein sequence MSLPDNDPLETKDWLDSLDAVLKSEGKERAHFILTKLMEHAHHQGIDSQRFNTPYINTIPKAAEPKYPGDSYLEWRIRSLARWNAMALVVRANNHFEGIGGHISTYASAATLLEVGFNHLFKGKSGFSMGDQIYFQGHASPGIYARAFLEGRISQTQMENFRRELAQGGGLSSYPHPWLMKDFWEFPTVSMGLAGINAIYQARFNRYLEHRGLIKPNQNHVWAFLGDGETDEPECLGSLTVASREHLNNLIFVVNCNLQRLDGPVRGNGKIIQELEAIFRGAGWNVIKVIWGNDWDPLLANDPQGLLVERMNETVDGWYQKYSVEPGSFTRQHFFGKHPELLKLVEHLSDDQIQKLRRGGHDPEKVYAAYQRAMASTDRPTVILAKTVKGYGLGESGEGRNVTHQQKKLNFEELKKFRDRYQIPITDKDLADAPFYRPAEDSPEIQYLLDHRRHLGGFVPRRMVRNPPMDLPEIKTFESFLKGSEGRAVSTTMAFVGILATLLKDKVVKEYIVPIIPDEARTFGMESFFKAHGIYSSLGQLYEPVDSNALLYYRETKDGQLLEEGITEAGSMATFTAAGTAYATHGVNMIPFYIYYSMFGFQRTGDQIWACADQRAKGFLVGGTAGRTTLQGEGLQHQDGHSHVLACNIPNLKAYDPAFAYEIAIIIQNGLKRMFQNRENIFYYLTVTNENYPMPPMPEGCLEGILKGIYKFRGPTKVFDLTVQLLGSGAILRESLRAQEILESQYQIGANVWSVTSYKELRDDAYDVERWNRLHPEAAPQTAYIQQVFQNESGPIIASSDYVRTLPYLISPWMKQPYWALGTDGFGRSDTRESLRRHFEIDAEHIVATSLYLLFQENKLSKEQLHQAFEDLKINPEKINPRIA, from the coding sequence ATGAGCCTCCCTGACAACGACCCTTTAGAAACAAAAGATTGGTTAGACTCCCTCGATGCTGTTTTAAAATCCGAAGGAAAAGAACGGGCCCATTTTATTTTAACTAAACTCATGGAGCATGCCCATCACCAGGGCATTGACAGCCAACGTTTCAACACCCCTTACATCAATACCATCCCTAAAGCAGCCGAACCCAAATATCCGGGTGATTCTTATTTAGAATGGCGGATCCGTAGCCTAGCGCGGTGGAACGCCATGGCACTGGTGGTACGCGCTAACAACCATTTTGAGGGCATTGGCGGCCACATCTCAACTTATGCCAGTGCTGCTACCTTATTAGAAGTAGGCTTTAACCATCTCTTCAAAGGAAAATCGGGCTTTAGCATGGGTGATCAAATTTATTTTCAAGGGCATGCCTCGCCCGGCATTTATGCACGCGCTTTTTTGGAAGGCAGAATTTCACAAACTCAAATGGAAAATTTTCGTCGCGAGTTAGCCCAAGGTGGGGGCTTGTCTTCTTATCCTCATCCTTGGCTCATGAAAGATTTTTGGGAATTCCCCACGGTGTCGATGGGGCTCGCGGGAATTAATGCCATTTATCAGGCCAGGTTCAATCGCTATTTAGAGCACCGTGGGCTCATCAAGCCCAATCAAAATCATGTGTGGGCCTTTTTAGGGGATGGTGAAACCGATGAACCGGAATGCTTAGGTTCACTCACCGTGGCGAGTCGCGAACATTTGAACAATCTTATTTTTGTGGTGAATTGTAATTTGCAACGCCTCGATGGCCCGGTGCGAGGCAATGGTAAAATTATTCAAGAACTAGAGGCCATCTTTCGTGGCGCAGGTTGGAATGTGATTAAAGTTATTTGGGGCAATGATTGGGATCCACTCTTAGCTAACGACCCACAAGGGTTGCTCGTGGAACGCATGAATGAAACGGTTGATGGTTGGTATCAAAAATATTCTGTAGAACCGGGCAGCTTTACCCGCCAACATTTTTTTGGCAAACACCCAGAACTTCTCAAACTGGTCGAGCATTTAAGTGATGATCAAATTCAAAAATTGCGCCGCGGCGGGCACGACCCTGAAAAAGTTTATGCAGCTTATCAACGAGCGATGGCCAGCACCGATCGGCCCACGGTTATTTTAGCCAAGACCGTTAAAGGTTATGGCTTAGGTGAATCGGGCGAAGGCCGCAATGTCACCCACCAACAAAAAAAATTAAATTTTGAAGAATTAAAAAAATTTCGCGATCGCTATCAGATCCCTATCACCGATAAAGATTTGGCCGATGCGCCCTTTTATCGCCCGGCTGAAGATAGCCCTGAGATTCAATATCTTTTAGACCATCGCCGCCATTTAGGTGGCTTCGTACCTCGCCGCATGGTGCGTAACCCACCCATGGATTTACCCGAGATCAAAACCTTTGAAAGTTTTTTAAAAGGTTCTGAAGGCAGGGCGGTGTCTACCACCATGGCGTTTGTGGGCATTCTCGCAACCTTACTAAAAGACAAAGTAGTAAAAGAATATATCGTGCCCATTATTCCCGACGAAGCACGCACCTTTGGGATGGAATCATTTTTTAAGGCCCATGGGATTTATTCCTCGTTGGGGCAGTTGTATGAACCCGTTGATTCGAACGCCCTCCTCTATTATCGCGAAACCAAAGATGGGCAACTTTTGGAAGAAGGCATCACCGAAGCCGGATCCATGGCCACTTTCACGGCTGCAGGCACCGCTTATGCCACCCATGGGGTCAATATGATCCCATTTTATATTTACTATTCCATGTTTGGATTTCAACGCACCGGCGATCAAATCTGGGCTTGTGCCGATCAACGCGCCAAAGGTTTTCTCGTCGGAGGCACCGCAGGTCGCACCACTTTACAGGGAGAGGGTTTGCAACATCAAGATGGGCACAGTCATGTTTTGGCCTGCAATATCCCTAATCTTAAGGCCTATGACCCAGCCTTTGCTTATGAAATTGCCATCATTATTCAAAACGGTTTGAAACGCATGTTTCAAAACCGAGAAAATATTTTTTATTATTTAACCGTCACCAACGAAAATTATCCCATGCCCCCCATGCCTGAGGGTTGCTTAGAAGGAATTTTGAAAGGCATTTATAAATTTCGCGGGCCCACTAAAGTTTTTGACTTAACGGTTCAATTGCTAGGCAGTGGAGCCATCTTGCGCGAATCCCTGCGCGCCCAAGAAATTTTGGAAAGTCAGTATCAAATCGGCGCCAACGTATGGAGTGTGACGAGTTATAAAGAATTGCGCGACGATGCCTACGACGTTGAACGTTGGAATCGCTTGCATCCCGAAGCAGCCCCTCAAACCGCTTATATTCAGCAGGTTTTTCAAAATGAATCTGGCCCGATTATTGCGTCTAGCGATTATGTGCGAACCCTGCCCTACCTCATTTCACCCTGGATGAAGCAACCCTATTGGGCCTTAGGCACCGATGGCTTTGGGCGAAGCGACACCCGAGAAAGTTTGCGCCGTCATTTTGAAATTGACGCCGAACACATTGTGGCAACAAGCCTTTATCTCTTATTCCAAGAAAATAAACTTTCAAAGGAACAACTCCACCAGGCCTTTGAAGATCTAAAAATCAATCCCGAAAAAATTAATCCGCGGATTGCATAA
- a CDS encoding PQQ-binding-like beta-propeller repeat protein codes for MKRKPLSLFLFFIISCLGLWHSVEAKSPILWNKEFSGTLLHFELLRNNGALHVVTRDGKKKPEGVKKEDWPERRYLLDSGGKVIWEGNGKATALLADEPNFVILSASEGGITLEGIHPSRGSRWRYPLSGGLPISTFSSPSTNTLYLAVLPYEWMTDMQSPYAARLISLNMLTGNQNWSRELGTLQGNLANFGGDIELQNETLWWIGGRNAMALDAATGNPLWQAPLPEDFEAGKDHRTFKAGGAFASNGHWVWAFAKAQGLLWQTELPKGSELQTMASTSAGLALVSNNKGKVYVQLLDPAQGKVIWEKSFKEKKNKFGTWQRGVGVFDDRIVLTADGKIIGLRLSSGEVLYEQSGKKSQAFQLTESLIPRRDHVVMVGYEGAYAFSKDSGQPLWQQTGFIDPILEQRKIRQATLQLAFSFAYSSTAPGASKAWSDYRSGASSYSSAAMTATLAQYQHNAQMSQRAQQAANSWSQTLKRLESDLNLINRRLENRYASFYRHHGFRLVFIKSPEDADAVLVDLDSGQVVTEIDIQKSSSACVSQVLIDPVNRKVYQAFRQMALLCDDEHKLNAYQY; via the coding sequence ATGAAAAGAAAACCATTAAGTCTCTTTTTGTTTTTTATAATTTCCTGCTTAGGGCTGTGGCATAGCGTTGAAGCCAAGAGCCCTATCCTTTGGAATAAAGAATTTTCAGGCACCCTGCTCCACTTTGAACTGCTTCGAAATAATGGGGCCCTCCATGTTGTGACCCGCGATGGAAAAAAGAAGCCCGAAGGTGTTAAAAAAGAAGATTGGCCAGAACGCCGCTATTTACTAGACTCGGGTGGCAAGGTTATTTGGGAAGGCAATGGAAAAGCCACCGCACTGCTCGCTGACGAACCTAATTTTGTGATTTTATCTGCAAGCGAAGGTGGCATTACCTTGGAGGGCATCCATCCCTCCAGAGGCTCACGCTGGAGATATCCTCTCTCAGGCGGGCTCCCCATCTCAACCTTCAGTAGTCCCTCTACCAACACCCTCTACCTTGCAGTCCTGCCCTACGAATGGATGACCGACATGCAGAGCCCTTACGCCGCCCGTTTAATTTCGCTCAATATGCTAACCGGAAATCAAAATTGGTCTCGCGAGCTAGGAACCTTGCAAGGTAATCTGGCAAATTTTGGTGGTGACATAGAACTTCAAAATGAAACCCTATGGTGGATCGGGGGGAGGAATGCCATGGCCCTTGACGCTGCAACAGGCAATCCCCTCTGGCAAGCCCCGCTTCCTGAAGATTTTGAAGCAGGCAAGGATCATCGGACTTTTAAGGCTGGGGGCGCCTTTGCCTCGAACGGACATTGGGTGTGGGCCTTTGCAAAGGCACAAGGGCTTTTGTGGCAAACGGAACTCCCTAAAGGCAGCGAACTCCAAACGATGGCTTCAACTTCAGCTGGGCTCGCCTTGGTTAGCAATAATAAAGGCAAGGTTTACGTTCAACTTCTAGATCCCGCTCAGGGAAAGGTAATATGGGAAAAATCTTTTAAAGAGAAAAAAAATAAATTTGGCACCTGGCAAAGGGGAGTGGGAGTTTTTGACGATCGAATTGTTTTAACCGCTGATGGGAAAATCATCGGCCTAAGGCTTTCTTCGGGCGAAGTTTTATATGAGCAAAGCGGAAAAAAATCGCAGGCCTTTCAATTAACCGAATCTCTCATCCCCAGAAGAGACCATGTTGTGATGGTAGGATATGAAGGGGCTTATGCTTTTTCAAAAGATTCGGGCCAACCCCTTTGGCAACAAACCGGGTTTATTGATCCTATTCTAGAACAAAGAAAAATCAGACAAGCAACTTTGCAATTGGCCTTTAGCTTTGCCTATTCAAGCACCGCACCAGGGGCCTCCAAGGCATGGAGTGATTATCGTTCAGGGGCTAGTTCTTATTCAAGTGCAGCCATGACAGCAACCCTGGCACAATACCAACATAACGCTCAGATGTCGCAACGGGCACAGCAGGCAGCCAATTCATGGTCACAAACCTTAAAAAGATTGGAAAGTGATCTTAATCTTATCAACCGTCGTTTAGAAAACAGATACGCTAGTTTTTATCGACATCATGGTTTTAGGCTCGTTTTTATCAAGTCTCCTGAAGATGCCGATGCAGTCCTGGTTGATTTAGACTCAGGGCAAGTGGTCACAGAAATAGATATCCAAAAATCATCCTCTGCCTGTGTTTCACAAGTTCTCATTGACCCTGTAAACCGAAAGGTTTATCAAGCTTTTCGCCAAATGGCGCTGCTGTGCGACGATGAGCATAAATTAAACGCCTACCAATATTGA
- a CDS encoding type II toxin-antitoxin system PemK/MazF family toxin: MNSRDSEKILIEQGRCYLADMNPPRKSKPGKHRPVVVIQSSDTLRMGSPGVVIVPLTTRLDDANILRTRLSPSEKLKIEKPSDVLLDQIHTLDRSLLLRDLGPLNPTDFEKVERGVRFLLSF; the protein is encoded by the coding sequence GTGAATTCTCGCGACTCCGAAAAAATATTGATTGAACAGGGACGTTGCTACCTTGCTGACATGAACCCCCCACGCAAATCAAAACCTGGAAAACACCGACCTGTGGTGGTTATTCAATCATCGGACACCCTTCGCATGGGAAGCCCTGGGGTTGTTATTGTGCCTTTAACCACTCGGCTGGATGATGCAAACATCTTAAGAACTCGACTTTCCCCTTCTGAAAAACTTAAGATTGAAAAACCATCTGATGTACTTTTAGACCAAATACACACCCTAGACCGTAGCTTGCTGCTGCGGGATTTGGGCCCACTCAACCCTACTGATTTTGAGAAAGTTGAAAGAGGGGTTCGATTTTTGCTTAGTTTCTAA
- a CDS encoding winged helix-turn-helix transcriptional regulator, producing MDLSFLIPSKVRRSVLAYFVENPEAKVYVRELARNLSLSPQTVHRELVNLEGWGFLFSSSQGNQRVFRVNQKFPLKPSIVDMFVRFKQHESIKLETVKTLDWKKLRSEYRKIPIPPSLIPGLTSKRTKPRAWDEEILLKKKSLI from the coding sequence ATGGACTTAAGTTTTCTCATTCCTTCTAAAGTTAGGCGAAGTGTTTTGGCCTATTTTGTTGAAAATCCTGAGGCTAAGGTTTACGTGCGGGAACTCGCTAGGAACTTAAGTTTAAGCCCTCAAACCGTTCATCGAGAACTGGTGAACCTTGAAGGGTGGGGGTTTTTGTTTTCTTCAAGTCAAGGTAACCAAAGGGTATTTCGAGTGAATCAAAAATTTCCCTTAAAACCATCGATCGTCGATATGTTTGTGAGATTTAAACAACACGAGTCGATTAAATTAGAAACCGTAAAAACTCTTGATTGGAAAAAACTTCGCTCGGAATATCGCAAAATCCCTATTCCCCCTTCTCTTATTCCAGGCTTAACTTCTAAACGAACAAAACCAAGGGCATGGGATGAAGAAATTTTGCTGAAGAAAAAGAGTCTCATATGA
- the rnr gene encoding ribonuclease R, with the protein MKKNKTSSHGGAKSHRNNKRSFQQRRAHGDRKPAGMLEGEITMHRDGYGFVIPDDPKSPDVFIPPHRLQGAMHLDRVRVKVFKDRSNRLEGEVQAILKRGSENVVGEFRVYGDHAYVEARLPGKELLVLIPKSAQGRAKDGHVVLAKLTEYGAHPKGMIVRVLGGAGEKAVEIESIIAKFGLAVEFTQDAKTEAKDLERVGVEIDDARVDLRNLPIVTIDGESARDFDDAVCVRREGEHFRIWVSIADVCHYVQTGTALDREAYQRGTSAYFPHFCIPMLPEELSNDLCSLVPKEDRLTFTAEMTLSQHGEVLSKKIYKSVIRSQARLTYTWVNQAIVMNDHEAQASFHHVVPMLQEAVELAKLLRSVRKKRGSIDFDLPEPQFVLGEENETLDIVRTSRNFAHMMIEEFMILANETVAQYAQSHQLPFVYRIHEEPDPEKVYVLSELLHNLGVGYNLKAGAKPKDFSRVTEIIQGRPEERLINHVMLRTMKQAVYSEENVGHFGLASSCYTHFTSPIRRYPDLLIHRILSEFLKKPGKKRRVLYGKNKLHEMATHCSKRERNAMESEWEVQALQVALFMHDKVGNIYTGHIARVARFGLFVELDDFFVEGLLHVEDLEDDYYEYDATHHRMVGSKHKRIFKIGDPMTVMVKEVSIPERQVRLSLSIENQ; encoded by the coding sequence ATGAAAAAAAATAAAACATCTTCCCACGGTGGTGCTAAATCCCATCGTAATAATAAACGTTCTTTTCAACAGCGCCGTGCCCATGGTGATCGTAAGCCGGCTGGCATGCTGGAAGGTGAAATCACCATGCACCGGGATGGCTATGGTTTTGTGATCCCGGATGATCCCAAATCTCCTGACGTCTTTATTCCGCCTCATCGCTTGCAAGGTGCGATGCACCTCGATCGGGTGAGAGTTAAGGTTTTTAAAGATCGTAGTAATCGCTTAGAAGGTGAAGTGCAGGCCATCCTCAAGAGAGGTTCTGAAAATGTGGTGGGCGAATTTCGGGTTTATGGTGACCATGCTTATGTTGAGGCGCGCCTACCCGGCAAAGAATTATTGGTGCTGATTCCTAAATCGGCTCAAGGTCGGGCCAAAGATGGCCATGTGGTGTTGGCTAAACTAACCGAGTATGGGGCCCATCCTAAGGGTATGATTGTGAGGGTGTTGGGGGGAGCGGGTGAAAAAGCAGTTGAGATCGAATCGATTATTGCCAAATTTGGATTAGCGGTTGAATTTACCCAAGACGCCAAAACCGAGGCCAAAGATTTAGAACGAGTCGGGGTTGAGATCGATGACGCCAGAGTCGATTTGCGAAATCTACCTATTGTTACGATCGATGGCGAAAGCGCCCGTGATTTCGACGACGCCGTTTGTGTGCGACGTGAAGGTGAGCATTTTCGTATTTGGGTAAGCATTGCCGATGTCTGTCATTATGTGCAAACCGGTACAGCCCTTGATCGAGAGGCCTATCAACGTGGCACGAGCGCTTACTTCCCTCATTTTTGTATTCCCATGTTACCCGAGGAGTTGAGTAACGACCTGTGTAGTTTGGTGCCTAAAGAAGATCGCCTTACCTTTACAGCAGAAATGACTCTTTCCCAACATGGCGAAGTGTTGAGTAAAAAGATTTATAAAAGTGTGATTCGTAGTCAAGCAAGGCTCACCTACACGTGGGTTAATCAGGCCATTGTGATGAATGATCACGAAGCGCAGGCGAGCTTCCATCACGTGGTGCCCATGCTGCAAGAGGCCGTAGAATTAGCCAAACTCTTGCGAAGTGTTCGTAAAAAAAGGGGTAGTATCGATTTTGACCTGCCCGAACCCCAATTTGTGTTAGGCGAAGAAAACGAGACTCTCGACATTGTGCGCACGAGCCGCAATTTTGCCCACATGATGATCGAAGAGTTCATGATTCTCGCCAATGAAACCGTGGCCCAATATGCTCAAAGTCATCAACTGCCTTTTGTGTATCGTATTCATGAAGAACCTGACCCTGAGAAAGTTTATGTTTTGAGCGAATTGCTTCATAATTTAGGAGTGGGTTATAACTTGAAGGCCGGGGCCAAGCCCAAAGATTTTTCCCGTGTAACCGAGATTATTCAAGGGCGACCTGAAGAAAGACTCATCAATCATGTGATGCTTCGCACCATGAAGCAAGCCGTTTATTCCGAAGAAAACGTCGGTCACTTTGGTTTGGCTTCGTCTTGTTATACGCACTTTACCAGCCCTATTCGGCGCTATCCCGATTTGTTGATTCATCGTATTCTTTCTGAGTTTCTTAAAAAACCAGGCAAAAAACGGCGGGTTCTCTATGGTAAAAATAAACTCCACGAAATGGCAACCCATTGTTCTAAACGAGAACGCAATGCCATGGAGTCGGAATGGGAAGTGCAGGCCCTCCAAGTGGCGTTGTTTATGCACGATAAGGTAGGTAACATTTATACCGGGCACATTGCTCGGGTGGCCCGCTTTGGATTATTTGTAGAACTCGACGATTTTTTTGTAGAGGGTCTACTGCACGTCGAAGATTTAGAAGATGATTATTATGAATACGACGCCACCCATCATCGTATGGTTGGGTCAAAACATAAAAGAATCTTCAAAATCGGGGACCCCATGACGGTGATGGTCAAAGAAGTGTCTATTCCAGAGCGGCAGGTACGATTGTCATTAAGTATTGAAAATCAGTGA
- a CDS encoding glycosyltransferase, translating into MELFQILILSVYFSVLVILAVYGLHRYYLSYLFYRHRDNYPKNLKKFTDLKNVPFLTIQLPIFNERYVAGRLIESICELSYPADKLEIQVLDDSTDDTVNIVAGVVERLQTQGYDIVHLHRKDRRGFKAGALAAGMKVAKGELIAVFDADFLPQVDFLEKLIPYFETHPKVGMVQARWGHINREYSLLTQAQSIFLDGHFVIEHTARNRSGRFFNFNGTAGVWRKECIIEAGGWEHDTLTEDLDLSYRAQMKGWQFIFVPDVIAPAELPVEINAFKSQQHRWAKGSIQTAIKLVPKILRAPLPLRVKSEALFHLTNNLAYLLMVVLSILMPISLAVRYDVGWVETIFIDLPFFMSATFSVTFFYCCSQRAIYSDWTQRLKYIPFNLALGIGLSVNNAKAVLEALFQKESEFVRTPKYAILKKGDDWKDKKYKKKVSLVTVFEFVLAGYFLFAIYYAATHALYVSIPFLLLFLTGYLYLALLSLFQSKAVTAFFPVLRSQKNFY; encoded by the coding sequence ATGGAGCTATTTCAAATCCTTATTTTGTCGGTTTATTTTTCGGTTCTGGTTATTCTGGCCGTTTATGGGTTGCATCGCTATTATCTTTCTTATTTATTTTACCGTCACCGCGATAATTACCCTAAAAATTTAAAAAAATTTACCGACCTCAAGAATGTTCCTTTTCTTACCATTCAGTTGCCTATTTTTAACGAACGATATGTAGCCGGTCGCCTGATTGAATCAATATGTGAGTTGTCTTATCCGGCCGATAAATTAGAGATTCAGGTGCTCGATGATTCCACCGATGATACGGTTAATATTGTGGCGGGCGTGGTGGAGAGGTTGCAGACGCAAGGGTATGATATTGTGCACCTCCATCGCAAAGATCGGCGTGGGTTTAAAGCCGGGGCTTTAGCTGCCGGGATGAAAGTTGCAAAGGGTGAATTGATTGCGGTGTTCGATGCTGACTTTCTGCCCCAAGTTGATTTTTTAGAAAAATTAATTCCCTATTTTGAAACTCACCCAAAAGTTGGGATGGTACAAGCCCGTTGGGGTCATATTAATCGGGAGTATAGTTTGCTTACTCAAGCCCAGAGTATTTTCCTGGATGGGCATTTTGTGATTGAACATACAGCGCGCAATCGTTCTGGGCGATTTTTTAATTTTAATGGTACGGCCGGGGTTTGGCGCAAAGAATGTATCATCGAAGCAGGGGGGTGGGAGCACGATACTCTTACAGAAGATCTCGATCTTTCCTACCGTGCCCAAATGAAAGGTTGGCAATTTATCTTTGTGCCCGATGTCATTGCCCCTGCCGAATTGCCAGTAGAAATTAATGCTTTCAAATCCCAGCAACATCGTTGGGCCAAGGGTTCTATTCAAACAGCCATCAAGTTGGTTCCCAAAATTTTACGTGCACCTTTACCACTACGAGTGAAAAGTGAAGCCTTGTTTCATCTCACCAACAACTTGGCTTATCTATTGATGGTTGTATTATCGATCTTAATGCCCATATCTTTAGCAGTTCGCTATGATGTGGGTTGGGTGGAGACCATCTTTATTGATTTGCCTTTTTTCATGTCAGCGACTTTTTCAGTAACCTTCTTTTATTGCTGTTCACAACGGGCTATTTATTCTGATTGGACTCAACGCCTCAAATATATTCCCTTTAATTTGGCGTTGGGGATTGGTTTATCAGTCAATAATGCCAAAGCCGTATTAGAAGCGCTTTTTCAAAAAGAATCTGAATTTGTGCGTACCCCCAAATATGCAATTTTGAAAAAGGGTGATGATTGGAAAGATAAGAAATATAAAAAGAAAGTCAGTTTGGTTACCGTGTTTGAGTTTGTGTTGGCAGGTTATTTCTTGTTTGCGATTTACTATGCAGCGACCCATGCACTTTATGTCTCGATTCCATTTTTGCTTTTGTTTTTAACAGGTTATCTTTATCTTGCCTTGCTTTCGCTTTTTCAATCTAAAGCGGTTACCGCTTTTTTCCCAGTTCTGCGTAGCCAAAAGAATTTTTATTAA
- a CDS encoding cell division protein ZapA, translating into MNKKAYEVKILNQKFLLQTDSDERYVRKVADFVNEKIFNIQQKTKSVSSLNVSILVALNIADDYFKMRKKKGESTAHMEAKLKDLVQLIDNHLQLQ; encoded by the coding sequence ATGAACAAGAAAGCATACGAAGTTAAAATTTTAAATCAAAAATTTTTATTACAAACCGATTCTGACGAACGCTACGTGAGAAAAGTGGCCGATTTCGTTAATGAAAAAATTTTTAATATTCAACAAAAAACCAAAAGTGTTTCCAGCCTAAACGTAAGCATTTTAGTAGCCTTGAATATTGCCGATGATTACTTTAAAATGAGAAAGAAGAAGGGTGAGTCAACGGCACACATGGAAGCTAAACTGAAAGACCTTGTGCAGTTGATCGATAACCACCTACAGCTACAGTA